The Verrucomicrobiia bacterium genomic interval ATCGCGGCCGTCGGCGGGTATGTCGCCTTTGCATCGGATGCCCCGTTGCTGGAGGAGTTCCTGCGGAGCGTCGAGGGTGCTGGCAAACCGCTCCGGGAACTCCCCGGTCTCGGCGAGGCGGCCCAGCGTGTCGGGGGTATGGATGCCGGCATCTTTGGCTTCCAGAACCAGCGGGAATCCGCGGCGGGGGCCTGGGAAATGTTGCGACAGGACGGATGGGAGAAGCTGGTTCCGGGCATGAAGGCTCCATCGCCGGGCTCCACCGCTCCGTGGCCGGACTTCTCCGCGTTGCCCCCGTTCGAGAGCGTCTCCAAATACTTTGGCATCAACGTCTCATCGGCCGGGTGGGAGAGCCGCGGATTCCAGATCCGGAGCTTCACGCCGGTTCCAAAGTCGTGGTGACATTTGTCACCATCTTTGCCATGTCGTTTGGCATCATGCGCTTCGGGGATGGCGTCCGCCATGGGCCGCCGGCAGATTGATGGGGCCGCGCAGAGGATCGAAACCAAGCGGCTGGGGGTGGTCTGGCTGAGGGGCTGGACCGCCCCCAATTCGCTTTTGCCCGCCCCGGTGGCCCGCGCTTCTCATCCGGTCCTGCCCACAATCGTTGCAGCGGGAAACCATGCGAGACCTTATCGGGTCCGTCCGCCGCTCCTCTTGATGCGCTTCGGTGGACGCTCATCAACAATCGGATGCCCTCCCAGGGGGAGCAGCGGCCGGAGAGGGCAGTCGGTGCAGTCGGCGAGCCGGGAACGGCAGTGGACCTTTCCGACCGCGACGAGTTGTGCATGGAGGTCCTGCCAGAAATCCACGGGGTTTCGGAGGTTGAGCCGGGCGGCCGCAGATTCGCAGCGGAGTCGGAGCACATCGTCGTTCATCCCGGTGTCCATCCATCCGTGGCGTCGGAAAATCCGTCGCGCATAGGCATCCACCACAAAGCGGCTCTGCCCGCCGGCGTACAGCAACATGCAGTCCGCTGTTTCAGGTCCGATTCCCGGGATGGACAGCAATCGTTCCCGGACAACGCCCGGCGGTCCGCGCAGCGCGTCGTCCACCGATCCGCCATGCCGGGTCAGCAGGTGGTCCAGAAACTGCC includes:
- a CDS encoding endonuclease III domain-containing protein, whose translation is MPPREGPPPVPIEGLYRLLRERFGHQGWWPAETPLEVCVGAILVQNTAWTGAERAISRLKRAGALRSARALHAVPVSALEQWIRPAGIFRVKAHRLRQFLDHLLTRHGGSVDDALRGPPGVVRERLLSIPGIGPETADCMLLYAGGQSRFVVDAYARRIFRRHGWMDTGMNDDVLRLRCESAAARLNLRNPVDFWQDLHAQLVAVGKVHCRSRLADCTDCPLRPLLPLGGHPIVDERPPKRIKRSGGRTR